In the genome of Candoia aspera isolate rCanAsp1 chromosome 1, rCanAsp1.hap2, whole genome shotgun sequence, one region contains:
- the FBXO34 gene encoding F-box only protein 34, which translates to MMKSSCRAGLHRELLSSTSSTFHPVKRISGMHLKPYLKLQKKERSFEISPDSPRSPPMNEQRLAKEEKPRSPKPRFLPNPPLWKPLGNLSSNTRYSRNSNQSHVEGPWVKERRATPPATIHQGEDEEELLDIWAVVKPGNTKEKIAFFAAQLCSDTRVLSMKNKSTWDIDGRATKRRKKSLDIKKAKIHLERMREANGRCYQPEPFACGIEHCSVHNVNDGGEGGFPGRPLSVVEMVAFLEQRASVLLASCTRNCPSASAVPRFAGQPKAAPSASGFFSDFRACELRPEKPPCGSHGVEQQAEPVRVLEMVAKLESECLRRQSEREAGSLSRNSSFRRNVGRVLLASGILPENESDKVSSLVLHQEERSGEEVGWGSKHSGSMEDNLWEGPSSGQSSFDDSLEGNHDLTHGQGTTSVNWYDSQNTTESQPFTYPEVVQTSPHFLYNKSSSIERTPKESLDAPNLNSNVRVSESLNISISVSKIDQNCRKNQSSDTSFVEDSLPGRLFLLLSKCEISQECLQSVETPTEECPAGTQGKEASPADQVCMRSHVSGDCPDVSSENALQILDSSHLKRQRSHDFLETRFKIQQLLEPQQYLVFLPHHIIVKIFGLLPTKSLVALKCTCGYFKFIIEYYNVRPADSRWVRDPRYREDPCKQCKKKYTKGDVSLCRWHPKPYCQALPYGPGYWMCCHRSQKNVPGCKLGLHDNHWVPACHNFNRAIHKKSREIDEDC; encoded by the exons ATGATGAAGAGTTCCTGCCGAGCTGGCCTCCACCGGGAACTGCTGAGTTCTACATCCTCCACCTTCCACCCAGTCAAACG GATATCTGGAATGCACTTAAAGCCGTATCTCAAGTTACAGAAGAAAGAGAGATCTTTTGAAATAAGCCCAGACTCTCCACGAAGCCCACCCATGAATGAGCAGAGATTGGCAAAAGAGGAAAAACCGAGGAGCCCCAAGCCAAGATTTTTACCCAATCCCCCCCTTTGGAAACCGCTGGGGAACCTCTCTTCCAATACACGCTATAGTAGGAACAGCAACCAAAGCCATGTGGAAGGACCCTGGGTCAAAGAGAGGAGAGCTACCCCACCTGCCACCATCCATCAGGGGGAAGATGAGGAGGAACTGCTGGATATCTGGGCAGTTGTGAAGCCagggaacacaaaagagaaaattGCCTTCTTTGCAGCCCAGCTATGTAGTGACACCCGAGTACTCTCCATGAAGAACAAAAGCACCTGGGACATAGATGGGCGAGCAACCAAACGCCGGAAAAAGTCGCTAGATATCAAAAAGGCAAAGATCCACCTGGAAAGGATGAGAGAGGCCAATGGGAGGTGCTACCAGCCTGAGCCATTTGCCTGTGGCATTGAGCACTGCTCTGTACATAATGTGAATGATGGTGGTGAGGGGGGGTTCCCTGGCCGACCATTATCCGTTGTTGAGATGGTTGCTTTCCTGGAGCAAAGAGCAAGTGTTTTGCTGGCCAGCTGCACCAGAAACTGTCCCAGTGCCTCTGCTGTGCCCAGGTTTGCCGGGCAACCCAAAGCTGCCCCTTCTGCTTCTGGATTCTTTTCTGACTTCAGGGCCTGTGAGCTTCGGCCTGAAAAGCCACCCTGTGGCAGTCATGGTGTAGAGCAGCAGGCTGAGCCAGTGCGTGTCTTGGAGATGGTTGCAAAGCTTGAATCAGAGTGCCTGAGGCGCCAAAGTGAACGTGAAGCAGGGAGCTTGTCTAGAAACAGTAGCTTCCGGCGGAATGTAGGGCGAGTGCTCCTGGCAAGTGGAATACTGCCAGAGAATGAGTCTGACAAGGTATCATCTCTGGTCCTCCACCAGGAAGAACGTAGTGGGGAGGAGGTTGGGTGGGGATCAAAGCACAGTGGTTCAATGGAAGATAACTTATGGGAAGGTCCCTCTTCTGGCCAGTCTTCCTTTGATGATTCTCTTGAAGGGAACCATGATCTTACACATGGGCAGGGAACCACATCTGTCAACTGGTATGATTCTCAAAACACCACTGAGTCACAACCCTTTACGTATCCAGAAGTTGTTCAGACATCTCCACATTTCTTATATAACAAATCTTCATCAATTGAACGTACACCAAAAGAGTCACTAGATGCTCCTAATCTGAATTCAAATGTAAGAGTGAGTGAATCCCTGAATATTAGCATATCTGTCAGCAAGATAGATCAAAATTGTAGAAAAAACCAGTCTTCTGACACAAGCTTTGTTGAAGATTCTCTTCCAGGAAGACTTTTCTTGCTTTTATCCAAATGTGAAATCTCCCAAGAGTGCCTGCAGTCAGTGGAGACTCCTACAGAAGAATGTCCAGCAGGGACCCAAGGAAAGGAAGCTTCCCCTGCAGACCAAGTTTGTATGAGAAGCCATGTTTCAGGTGACTGCCCTGATGTTTCCTCAGAGAATGCACTGCAGATCCTTGACTCATCTCATCTAAAGAGGCAAAGGTCTCATGACTTTTTGGAAACCAGGTTTAAGATCCAGCAACTTTTGGAGCCCCAGCAATATCTGGTCTTTCTGCCCCACCACATTATAGTGAAGATATTTGGCTTGTTGCCCACCAAGAGTCTGGTGGCACTCAAATGCACTTGtggatatttcaaatttatcattGAGTACTACAATGTCAGGCCAGCAGATTCACGCTGGGTTCGTGATCCACGCTACAGAGAAGACCCTTGCAAACAGTGCAAAAAGAAGTACACCAAGGGTGATGTCTCTTTATGTCGGTGGCACCCCAAGCCCTATTGCCAAGCTTTACCTTATGGCCCTGGGTACTGGATGTGTTGTCACAGATCCCAAAAGAATGTCCCCGGATGCAAGCTAGGCCTTCATGACAATCATTGGGTCCCCGCCTGCCATAACTTTAATCGTGCGATTCACAAGAAATCCAGGGAAATAGATGAGGACTGTTAG